A genomic stretch from Marinimicrobium sp. C6131 includes:
- a CDS encoding DUF4202 domain-containing protein, with protein MPDSQTRLDQTLAAFDAANAEDPNRETDQGESHPKEWLYGRRMTETLNAFCPDASEPLQLAARCQHIRRWESPRSDYPEGRAGYKKWRSQLALHHGKVAGQIMAEHGYDEETIRRVQDMLIKRNLKRDPEVQTLEDVICLVFLSHYLEDFAQKHDEEKLIDIIQKTWNKMSERGHEAALKLPLSEPMGRLIHKALEA; from the coding sequence ATGCCCGATTCACAGACTCGACTTGATCAGACTCTGGCCGCGTTCGACGCCGCCAACGCCGAAGACCCGAACCGGGAAACGGATCAGGGCGAGAGCCACCCCAAAGAGTGGCTCTACGGCCGACGTATGACCGAGACCCTCAACGCCTTCTGCCCGGATGCCTCGGAACCCCTGCAACTGGCCGCCCGCTGCCAACACATTCGCCGCTGGGAGAGCCCACGCAGCGACTATCCCGAGGGCCGGGCCGGTTATAAAAAGTGGCGCAGCCAGCTCGCCCTGCACCACGGGAAGGTGGCCGGCCAGATCATGGCCGAGCACGGCTACGATGAGGAGACCATTCGCCGGGTGCAGGACATGCTGATCAAGCGCAATCTCAAGCGCGACCCGGAGGTGCAGACTCTGGAGGATGTGATCTGTCTGGTCTTTCTGAGCCATTACCTGGAAGACTTCGCCCAGAAGCACGACGAGGAAAAGCTGATCGATATCATCCAGAAGACCTGGAACAAGATGTCTGAGCGGGGCCATGAGGCGGCCTTGAAGCTGCCGCTGTCCGAGCCGATGGGGCGCCTGATTCACAAAGCGTTGGAGGCATAA
- a CDS encoding ArsC family reductase, whose protein sequence is MAAITLYGIKNCDTVKKARRWLDDRGVDYRFHDLRTDGLTEAQVAGWLNELGMDLVNRRSTSWKALDQTTREQMTADNAAAVILENPTLIKRPLLDTGDTRHAGFKADDYAAWLAR, encoded by the coding sequence ATGGCAGCGATTACCCTCTACGGCATCAAAAACTGTGACACCGTCAAGAAGGCCCGCCGTTGGCTGGACGACCGGGGCGTGGACTACCGGTTTCACGATCTGCGCACGGATGGACTCACCGAAGCGCAGGTGGCCGGCTGGCTGAACGAACTGGGCATGGACCTGGTCAACAGGCGCAGTACCAGTTGGAAAGCACTGGACCAGACCACCCGGGAACAGATGACCGCTGACAACGCCGCCGCCGTGATTCTCGAGAACCCCACCCTGATCAAGCGACCGCTGCTTGATACCGGGGATACCCGCCACGCGGGGTTCAAGGCAGACGATTACGCCGCCTGGCTGGCCCGTTGA
- the fnr gene encoding fumarate/nitrate reduction transcriptional regulator Fnr, producing the protein MIRISTSETSCSHDSRTSCSTCRLNTLCLPLSLHLDDVDQLNRIVQRGRPLHKGEHLYRAEDPFDSLFAIRSGAVKASTLNEQGEEQVTGFYLPGELVGLDGIADNRYTNTVIALETSSICEIPFEQMEDLSLKIPSLQRNVFQLLSREITQDQQLISLLSKSSAEERVATLLLSLSSRHQRRKLSPTAFRLPMSRTDIGNFLGLTIETISRVFSRLQQQKVLSVDKKEIHILDMDQLRQLASQRH; encoded by the coding sequence TCGTCTAAACACCCTGTGCCTGCCGTTAAGCCTGCATCTGGATGACGTCGATCAACTCAACCGTATCGTCCAGCGCGGCCGCCCGCTTCACAAGGGTGAGCACCTGTATCGTGCCGAGGACCCATTCGACTCCCTGTTCGCGATCCGCTCCGGCGCCGTGAAGGCTTCCACCCTCAATGAGCAGGGTGAAGAGCAGGTCACCGGCTTCTATTTACCCGGCGAGCTGGTGGGTCTCGACGGCATCGCCGATAATCGATACACCAACACCGTGATCGCACTGGAGACCTCGTCGATCTGCGAAATTCCCTTTGAACAGATGGAGGACCTGAGCCTCAAGATCCCATCGCTGCAGCGCAATGTCTTCCAACTGCTCAGCCGGGAAATCACTCAGGACCAACAGTTGATCAGCCTGCTGAGCAAAAGCAGCGCCGAAGAACGGGTAGCCACCCTGCTGCTGAGTCTCTCCAGCCGCCACCAGCGTCGCAAGCTTTCGCCCACCGCCTTCCGGCTGCCCATGTCACGAACCGACATTGGCAACTTCCTGGGTCTGACCATCGAGACCATCAGCCGGGTGTTCAGTCGCCTGCAGCAGCAGAAGGTGCTGTCCGTCGACAAAAAGGAAATCCACATTCTGGATATGGACCAACTGCGCCAACTGGCCAGTCAGCGCCACTGA